One Bifidobacterium angulatum DSM 20098 = JCM 7096 DNA window includes the following coding sequences:
- a CDS encoding LacI family DNA-binding transcriptional regulator produces MARVTVYDIAEKAGVSTATVSFAFRHPDKVKDDTKARILRISEELGYVPSGNARGLARGRTGTLGIYAFDMLLERPQGSGLEEDRPDASSATVNASVDGDEPDVLAYPLYVDEVLRGFELECWKSGKGILMGAASKKDDHRSVTDIAGCVDGLALMPSGYNDMLPLSMLAKTIPLVMVGVGDEKLPAAYLQCDNASGIRQIVDHLVEVHHINDMAFVGDVNGGGACASGTDTDDVVLRYDAFKKYLEERGLDSRGALLDDSFATSDEYLVSVCEAIESNRLPQALVCGTDQTAFDVIRLLVDSGIRVPEDVIVTGFDGILAGRLMTPHLTTIRQPMEELGRRAARMLLSRNGKPWEKPEKLILPVRLVVRGSCGCG; encoded by the coding sequence ATGGCAAGAGTTACAGTGTATGATATTGCGGAAAAGGCTGGGGTATCTACCGCAACGGTGTCTTTCGCCTTCAGGCATCCTGACAAAGTAAAGGATGATACCAAGGCCAGAATTCTCAGGATTTCAGAGGAGCTTGGGTACGTTCCCAGCGGCAATGCGCGCGGCCTCGCCAGAGGCAGAACCGGCACGTTGGGCATATACGCGTTCGACATGCTGTTGGAGAGGCCCCAGGGCAGCGGCCTCGAGGAAGACCGACCCGACGCATCCTCTGCGACGGTCAACGCGTCTGTGGACGGCGACGAACCAGATGTCCTCGCATATCCCTTGTACGTAGACGAGGTGCTCCGCGGCTTCGAACTCGAATGCTGGAAGAGCGGGAAGGGCATACTCATGGGTGCCGCCTCGAAAAAGGATGATCACAGATCTGTAACGGATATCGCCGGTTGCGTTGATGGACTGGCGCTGATGCCAAGCGGATATAACGATATGCTCCCTCTTTCCATGTTGGCGAAGACCATTCCGCTGGTAATGGTGGGTGTGGGCGATGAAAAACTGCCTGCCGCATACCTGCAATGCGATAACGCATCGGGCATAAGACAGATTGTTGACCATCTTGTCGAAGTTCACCATATCAACGATATGGCATTCGTCGGTGACGTCAATGGTGGTGGAGCGTGCGCGAGCGGTACCGACACTGATGACGTCGTCTTGCGTTATGACGCGTTTAAAAAATACCTCGAGGAACGCGGGCTGGACTCCAGAGGGGCTCTGTTGGATGACTCTTTCGCCACGTCTGATGAATATTTGGTTAGTGTGTGTGAGGCGATAGAATCTAATCGCTTGCCGCAGGCCTTGGTGTGCGGCACTGATCAGACGGCTTTTGACGTGATTAGACTGCTCGTGGATTCTGGAATCCGTGTCCCTGAAGACGTCATCGTCACTGGCTTTGACGGCATTTTAGCGGGTAGGCTGATGACTCCACACCTAACGACCATCCGTCAGCCTATGGAGGAGCTGGGACGCAGGGCCGCGCGGATGCTGCTTTCCAGGAATGGGAAGCCCTGGGAAAAACCGGAAAAACTAATATTGCCTGTTCGCCTCGTCGTGCGTGGCAGCTGTGGATGCGGCTGA